The genomic window TAACTTCATGCCTACTGTGCCAAAGCAATTTACAGTTATTAAAATGGTAATATCCAAATTCCACGTAGAACTCGAGTTGCGAATGTCAATCTTTCCTCTGCGGTACCTCAAACTGTGGTCATTACCAGCTGAGAAACTGGCCAGTTGATTACTCCTGGCACAGAGTTGTCTGACCAGTGTCTTAACACCTACTCCGAGCTGATGGTTTTATTAGTCTTAAGTATTAAGGCATCTTCACTTTGGGTACCTTTTCCACCTTTGCTTGAACAGCATCAAATCCGCCAATCCAGGTAAGAGGGAAACTGCCAGTCGTGATCAACACCACCGCCTGTAGAAATTGGGACTCTTCATAGCTGTGCACAGATGCCAGGTTTGCGCCAAGGTACTTTACAGTGTTGTACACAGGCTTCAGTTTTTGTCCAAGTAACTGACAGTGGCGCTAGAGCAAGCAgtacacagagacaaagacatgtCATAATGGAAGCATTAGTCAGTTGTCCAGTCTGAGAATTTGTCTTCTGGAATCTCAAATATAGGAATTAGTTCATCTCAGTCTTAACCCATGCCTTGAGGGTTCTAATATACAAGAGGGCCCAACTCCACACAATATTGAAAAGCCTATAGAAAATTGCAATTACAGCATATTAAGGGGACGTTCAGTATTTTACATGAGGCGCCTGTTAAAATAAGGCCAAAGCACCTTTAACTCAAAAAACTAAGTAAGCATTATACCTCTGCATTGGGCCATGTCCTTGCAGTTTTGACAAACATGAAGCAGCGTGAATTAAATTGGAACCAGCCTCTGGGGCATGGGTTTCTTTGGTCTGCTGCAAATGTCACCAAATCATCTgaaaggagaagacagggagggtTCCGAAATTGCAGCCGACTTTAAAGGATAGTCCAGACTGACCCTTGCATCAAAAATAACATTTGGAGATCAGTCATGCcacactacaacaaaacatacacaatcaatgATGTAAAgcacaaactcattccacagagcacAGAGTGTCTacaggttttcgctcctccctcgATTGATCAAtttaggtcactaattagtaaggaactcccctcacctggttgtctaggtcttcattgaaAGGTAAGCCAACTGCAGATGCAAGAGACTCCGTGGAATGCGTTTGACACTCGTGATGTAAAGTGTGAGGCTGACTCTTACTTGCTATGCGCGCAGTCATTCTGTCGCCCAGTGTAAAGGCAGCGCTGAGAAGCAGTAGAAGGGTCAACATCGCCATGGTGATAGTCTCCTGAGAGACACACGAGATAAGCCATCAGTGTTTCCCCAACCTCTCCTCGAGTACCCCAGCAAGTCCACTTAACACATTCAACTAATGAAGGGCTAAGGAATACCAGGTATCATCTCTTCCACCACAGAGTAGATTAGCCTGGCACACGGGAATAAGGAGAAGTCTATGCTCTTGGGTTCTCCCCGAAACAGCACCCTAGATAACTAACCCCGATGCATGGCACACCTAGTAAGTCACCTTTTTGCAAATGAAATTGGCTGGTAAAGTACATTTTTCTAGAGCAGGAGACTCAACTTGCCTGGCATGAGCTACCTTTTATTAATACACACGTCGCAAGCGACTTCTTTCAAATAGGCTCATTCTTCTCTGCCCTACAACTCTTCAGTGTACCGGTCTGGCAATAGACACAGTAAAATGAGTAATAAACTACTAAAGGGGCCCTATAAAAAAAGCTGTGATTTTAAACCCCAAATTACAGCCATTTTCATAAATGTTCTCAGTTCAATTTCCTGGTTTGCCACTCAATTACAATTGGTAATGGAGAACAAAATGTAATGTTCTGAGTCCATGGCAGtgcttaaatcacatcagaaTACCATTTCTTTTAGGTCTGGAAGAAAAGTAACTAGCGATGGTTCTGTATTGCCAATTGATGCTCATTTCATGGCAAGGTTTGCAAATAACAAAAGATACCATTTCTATACTTTTGACAAGTATACCTTGCAGTTAATACTTAGTTGTGAAAGAATCTGGCAACCCACTAGGCATCAACTGGCTACACAGGGAGTGAGCGACAaggcaatattgctggaaattgGCAGATATGGTTTTAAATGTGACGTTTTAAGCCAATAGTTAACTAACCAGAGGTGGGATAACGTCAAGTCGTGTTGATTTAGTAACTTGCAGTGTCTGATACTTGAGATTTGTTTGACAGTTGAACAcgtgaaaaaaaaatatattttttaaaatctgaatTGTTTGGCAAACTACTatgacctgttggagacccctgcccTATGTAACGCACTACATTTGAACAGGGTCACATATGCCcgatgggtcctggtcaaaagtagtgtcaCCACATAGGTTACCATTTGGGATGAAAGCAGATACAGTACTAGATGACTATGTTGAACTCTCACCTGTAGTCTGGTCATGTCAGCGCTCTGTTTGTGAGTTGAGTTCTACTGCTTCCTGCTCTCCTTTTTTAAGGACCCATCCAGTcagacccctccctctctcatcctttaaccggtcaaataatcaactaatcatcaagcttttatcatttgaatcagctgtgttgtgttagggcaaaaaccaaaacgtatAGCCACGGGAAGAAGTTTGTTGGTGCAGGGTACTTTTAATGAATGTTATTTTCAATTGGGGTGCTGGAAAAATATCTTTGCCTGTGCTACAGGCGCTCTATTGGTCCACtattatagcacaacttttgtgAAAATGTAACAAATCTATAAAAAgtgaacatatatacatatatacagtaccagtcaaaagtttggacacacctactcattcaaggctttttctttattttgactattttcttgtataatagtgaagacctcaaaactgtaaataacacatatggaatcatgaggtAACCAAAGAAAGTGTTACACGAAACCAAATAtatgttagattcttcaaagtagccacctttaaacttgatgacagctttgtacactcttggccttctctcaaccagcttcacctggtatgcttttccaacattcttaaaggaattcccacatatgttgagcacttgtttgctgcttttccttaactctgcggtccaactcatcccaaaccatctcaattgggttgaggttgggtgattgtggaggccagggcggtctgatgcagcactacatcactctaccTTATTGGTcaaacagcctggaggtatgttgggtcgttgtcctgttgaaaaacaaatgatagtcccactaagtgcaaaccagatgggatggtgtatcgctgcagaatgctgtggtagccatgctggttaagcgtgccttgaattctaaataaaacacagacagtgttaccagcaaagcaccatcacacctcctactccatgcttcatggtgggaaccacacatgcggagatcattcgttcacctactctgcatctcacaaagacacactaatcagaccaaaggacagatttccaccggtctaatgtccattgcacgtgtttcttgccccaagcaagtctcttgttcttatcggtgtcctttaggagtggtttctttgcagcagtttgacatgaaggcctgattcacgcagtctcctctgaacagttgatgttgagatgtgtctgttacttcaactctgtgaagcatttatttgggctgcaatttctgaggctggtaactctaatgaacttatcctctgcagcagaggtaactctgggtcttcctttcctgtggcggtcctcgggagagccagtttcatcatagcgcttgatggtttttgcgactgcaattgaagaaactttcttgaaatgttccgcattgactgaccttcatgtcttaaagcaatgatggactgtcatttctctttgcttatttgagctgttcttgtcaaataaatggacttggtcttttaccaaacagggctatctactttataccacccctaccttgccacaacacaacctcatgaatctggataagagaatgccaagagcgtgcaaagctgtcatcaaggcaaagggtggctactttgaagaatctcaaatataacatacattttgatttgtttaacacttttctggttactacatgattccatatgtgttatgtcatagttttgatgtcgtcattattctacaatgtagaaaatagtagagaataaagaaaaaccctggaatgagtgggtgtgtccaaacttttgactggataTCACCTGCAGGAATAGCCATTTTTGTTAAGCTCATTCCTACACTGCTCCTGTATTCTTTTCAAACATCGACCAGTAGCATCGatagtgcctctctctctctctgccagagtCTACCCCATTATAAGAACCCCAACAATAATTGCTAAAAGCCTATGTAAGCCTGTTGGCTGATTGGCATGTATGAGATGATGGAATTTGCTTTTGGAAAAAAGTTGAGGCTTTTTGACACTGGCTTGAGCGGGTCTTAGCAGAGCATGTGTATATAAGCATCAACAAGCCTTGTTACCATATACCCTTTGAGAATGAATGAACAAATAGTTACTTCACACAAACATATGTACCAGATTCCTTTTGGGAAATTCATTTGGGTAGTTTTCTTTGCACATTGGAGGACCCCTGCAAAACCAAGCGTGAGGTAATGGCAATGATGTCATGTGTGCTATCCACATCCTGGTGCTGAACTGTGAAACGTCATGCGGTGCTgaacaatttgaatcagcttgGCTCGTGTCTTGTGGAATCAAAACTGATACATTAATGAAATCGTTGCACTAAATGAATTATTTGGAAACTAGAATCTGATTAAGGGAAAGTTACACACTTTTTTCTGTGAGCGCAATCAACAACCTATTTGTGCATGCCCAACGGAATGAACATTGTGGTGCGGGGACTGCCATATTGTGTCATCATTTTGCCATAAGGTGTAGAGACATTTTTGCGGTTTTAAAGCCAATTTCCAATAattgtacacattttgctatATGAGTGAGAGACTAATACATTCAATgggggcctgtcatgccaaatactGTCCCCCACTGcgtcacaatgggattcgatCGACTATTAGCGTCCATTGCTATATCGACGGAGTGATTAGAATTTAAGATCACAGCCTAAATTGTGTTCTTTTCTTCGTCGCTATGCAAACAAGGCTGATTTCTGCGACAATTTCTCTGTTTAAACAAGCTTTGTTTAGCTTGTAACATGGAAACGTTCATTCAAACTACTTTTTGGGGTACCAAGTCAACATTACAACATGAAATCCATGTCTTAAACGTTGCTACGTTTCGGGAAATGGCAAAGAAAACATGTATTCTGcttgacacattaaagttacTTACCTTACAGATCACAAAGTAAGCTTATGTCCACTCCATTCAGATGTAAATCCTTTTGATTCAGTCACTGACTTGTCTGGCTGTCATCTTTTTATTTAACCTGCCCTCATCTACACTGAAATAATACCATTTCAGTAGTCCTCTATTAtgattcccccccctctctctcatttaaTACACCCTTGTGGTTGAATACATATATAATCATCTGGTGTAGGTCCAAGGATACAACAATGAATAACCTGGAACAAATAAATGCCATCAAAGGATACCTTACAGCTTCCAATAATGAACACCTTGTGAAACCCAACCTGTCAATATATTTTCATACATTAAAGTTTATCGTTTTTGGTACAGTTGTGTCATAAATTTTTTTCCACTGATTTTCTGTACACTCACATGGCAATCATAGATAAAATACTGAATTCTGGTTTGTGGAATATAGAGGAGGTGGTTGCTGTGTGGGTGGGAGGTTCTGCCTGTCCcttgttctcaacaggcagccagtctcGGAAGGGGGACTGCAAAGTCCAGGCACTGCTGCGCTCttgagaacaggagcagagttaaagggaacagggtaggagacagaCACATAAACAAGCAAACACAGGTTACACTGAGAAcatgtcatggattaaaatcctgcagcgcacgcaaggtccccctgctcaagccagcacatgtccaggcccgtctgaagtttgccaatgaccatctggatgatctagaggaggaatgggagaaggtcatgtggtctgatgagacaaaaatagagctttttggtctaaactccactcgccgtgtttagaggaagaagaaggatgagtacaaccccaagaacaccaccccaaccgtgaagcatggaggtggaaacatcattctttggggatgcttttctgaaaAGGGGACATGACGACTGCACCggattgaggggaggatggatggggccatgtatcgcgagatcttggccaacaacctccttccctcagtaagggGCTGGGTCTTCctgcatgacaacgacccgaaacacacagccagggcaactaaggagtggctccgtaagaagcatctcaaggtcctggagtggcctagccagactccagacctgaacccaatagaacatctttggagggagctgaaagtccgtattgcccggcgacagccccgaaacctgaaggatctggagaaggtctgtatggaggagtgggctaaAATCCCTGCTTTAAGTAATTAATGCAaattaatgacttaaaaatcataacGTGATTttcgttttagattccgtctctcacagttgaagtgtacctatgataaaaatgacagacttctacatgttttgtaagtaggaaacactgccgatttggcaggttatcaaatacttgttctccccactgtatatactgtactctataccatcttgcctatgccattctgtaccatcattatgcacatgtcctttatccctttacacttgtgtgtattaggtagtagttttggaattgttaggttggattactcgttggttattactgcattgtcggaactagaagcacaagcatttccctacactcgcattaacatctgctaaccatgtgtatgtgacaaatacatttgatttgaagtagctTCAGGTTGTTTTGGTATGCAAATGTTTGAGATTTTAAATTTTCACTTTAACAGATGGTGACCAGCCAGCTAGGAGCGAAAGAGGAGCACGAAATCCCCAGGTTACCTCTCGATGTACACTCGAAAAGAGAAAAGTAGCTCACATTTATTTGCTTAAACTTACTCAAAAAAGTTTAATTGATGAATGATAATGTACCTCCAAAGTTGAAATGAATACATGGCTCTCTGGCACCATTGTTGTTATTCGGCTCCCCTTCAGCCCAGCTCTCGTGATCAAATTTGGAGCCGTCACTCCAGAACCATAGCCTGTCCTGTGTGGAAGTAGTGAGATCTCAGTATCAAATGTTACATGTGCTTGCTGAACAATTTCTAAAATACAACACTCATGGTCTTTCCTCCAACAAAACGGTAAAAGCCACCACTAGCAAAACGTGCAGACTGACACTGGAActgttgggtgaaaaaaatacacaAGTGTTGATACACATTTCTAGAAATCCCAAAATTAGAAAAAACAGCTAGTAAGTCGTTTCTGCGCTCATAGcaaagaggaagaggcgaagcgagaaggATAACTATAAGCCCAAAATCTGCCTTCTCAAGCGGGTAGCGTTTTTCCTGGTCACCAAGCAACTCGTTTTTGTATGGCCGTCAATAAGATGGCAAATTTAATTAACGAAAAACATAATGGCTTATTTGAGCAAATATATACGTTTTGTAATGCTTAGGTCGTTACGAGTACTGATACAAGTAGCACACATGACATGCCAGAAACTGAGAAAAACATTTCTCTCCGAGTTGTGCCTGTCCCTCGAATCTGCCCGACATTGCAGACACATCTTCACATCGTTAGGCAATGCGTAGGTACCAATGGAGTATCTGGGCTCATTCTAATGGCCATGGTGCATCTATATGGATCATCTGTGGCAATTGCTCTGGATATTTCGAGATGCTCAAACTCAAATCTAGACCTACAACCAACAGTATTTCTTTGCTTTTGACAATGACTTCACGAGGCATAGGTCACATGCCTAAATACTTAAAGTCACATTAATATCAGTTTAAAGAGATGACATTGGGCCATGTTTACTGAATAGTGTCTGGTTAAAAGGTAGGCAAGTAACTTCATGCCTACTGTGCCAAAGCAATTTACAGTTATTAAAATGGTAATATCCAAATTCCACGTAGAACTCGAGTTGCGAATGTCAATCTTTCCTCTGCGGTACCTCAAACTGTGGTCATTACCAGCTGAGAAACTGGCCAGTTGATTACTCCTGGCACAGAGTTGTCTGACCAGTGTCTTAACACCTACTCCGAGCTGATGGTTTTATTAGTCTTAAGTATTAAGGCATCTTCACTTTGGGTACCTTTTCCACCTTTGCTTGAACAGCATCAAATCCGCCAATCCAGGTAAGAGGGAAACTGCCAGTCGTGATCAACACCACCGCCTGTAGAAATTGGGACTCTTCATAGCTGTGCACAGATGCCAGGTTTGCGCCAATGGTACTTTACAGTGTTGT from Oncorhynchus kisutch isolate 150728-3 unplaced genomic scaffold, Okis_V2 scaffold1214, whole genome shotgun sequence includes these protein-coding regions:
- the LOC116365265 gene encoding ladderlectin-like; the encoded protein is MTRLQETITMAMLTLLLLLSAAFTLGDRMTARIANDLVTFAADQRNPCPRGWFQFNSRCFMFVKTARTWPNAERHCQLLGQKLKPVYNTVKYLGANLASVHSYEESQFLQAVVLITTGSFPLTWIGGFDAVQAKVEKDRLWFWSDGSKFDHESWAEGEPNNNNGAREPCIHFNFGAENGWNDVSCGKSYPSVCSIRTCLILQTVN